One region of Anaeromyxobacter paludicola genomic DNA includes:
- the ftsL gene encoding cell division protein FtsL, producing the protein MSADPGVCGQGGRVVRCAAWVALFSAVALFRIWSHTQVITSGYELARLEGEHQRLEDEHGRLQMEVARLRAPGRLERFARAQLGMAPPAPGTVMAGTEVGRVVVAERAGGVAADKGTLSSRKQQGRERTGHPAPAEPAVFKVASAG; encoded by the coding sequence ATGAGCGCGGATCCCGGTGTCTGCGGCCAGGGGGGCCGCGTGGTGCGTTGCGCCGCCTGGGTGGCGCTCTTCTCCGCGGTGGCCCTGTTCCGCATCTGGAGCCACACGCAGGTGATCACCTCCGGCTACGAGCTGGCGCGCCTCGAGGGCGAGCACCAGCGGCTGGAGGACGAGCACGGCAGGTTGCAGATGGAGGTCGCGCGTTTGCGCGCGCCGGGGCGCCTCGAGCGCTTCGCCCGCGCGCAGCTGGGCATGGCTCCGCCGGCGCCGGGAACGGTGATGGCGGGCACCGAGGTCGGGCGGGTGGTGGTGGCGGAACGGGCGGGCGGTGTGGCGGCGGACAAGGGGACCCTCTCCTCTCGCAAGCAGCAGGGGCGCGAGCGGACCGGGCATCCCGCGCCGGCGGAGCCAGCTGTCTTCAAGGTCGCGAGCGCAGGGTAG
- the rsmH gene encoding 16S rRNA (cytosine(1402)-N(4))-methyltransferase RsmH: protein MSAEFHHVTVLANETVELLAPAPGKLILDGTLGGGGHSELLLSRGARVIGVDKDPAALAAARARLARYGEAFRAVRGDFRDARNVLDALGIGGVDGALVDLGVSSPQLDEAERGFSFSRPGPLDMRMGQEGETVADLLARIDEAELARILREYGEEPFARPIARAVKRAVAAGDRLDTAGLAEVVARAVPRKAWPKRIHPATRTFQALRIAVNDELGALAAWLGALPATLAVGGRAAVISFHSLEDRMVKERFRELTRGCTCPPGLPVCACGADPAFRAVTRKAVKASEDEVAANPRSRSARLRAVERLR from the coding sequence GTGAGCGCGGAGTTCCACCATGTCACGGTCCTCGCCAACGAGACGGTCGAGCTGCTCGCGCCGGCCCCGGGGAAGCTCATCCTCGACGGGACGCTCGGCGGCGGCGGCCACTCCGAGCTCCTCCTCTCCCGGGGTGCGCGCGTGATCGGCGTGGACAAGGATCCGGCCGCCCTGGCGGCGGCCCGCGCCCGGCTGGCGCGCTACGGCGAGGCCTTCCGGGCGGTCCGCGGCGACTTCCGCGACGCCCGCAACGTGCTCGACGCCCTCGGCATCGGCGGGGTGGACGGCGCCCTCGTGGACCTGGGCGTCTCCTCGCCGCAGCTCGACGAGGCGGAGCGCGGCTTCTCCTTCTCCCGCCCCGGCCCGCTCGACATGCGCATGGGGCAGGAGGGCGAGACGGTGGCCGACCTCCTCGCGCGCATCGACGAGGCCGAGCTGGCCCGCATCCTGCGCGAGTACGGCGAGGAGCCGTTCGCGCGCCCCATCGCCCGGGCCGTGAAGCGCGCCGTCGCCGCCGGCGACCGGCTCGACACCGCCGGGCTCGCCGAGGTGGTGGCCCGCGCCGTCCCGCGCAAGGCCTGGCCGAAGCGCATCCACCCGGCCACCCGCACCTTCCAGGCGCTCCGCATCGCCGTCAACGACGAGCTCGGCGCGCTCGCGGCCTGGCTCGGCGCCCTCCCCGCCACGCTCGCCGTGGGCGGCCGGGCCGCCGTGATCAGCTTCCACTCCCTCGAGGACCGGATGGTGAAGGAGCGCTTCCGCGAGCTCACCCGCGGCTGCACCTGCCCGCCCGGCCTCCCGGTGTGCGCCTGTGGCGCCGATCCGGCCTTCCGGGCGGTCACGCGCAAGGCGGTCAAGGCTTCCGAGGACGAGGTGGCTGCGAACCCGAGGTCGCGCAGCGCCAGGCTGCGCGCCGTGGAGAGGCTGCGATGA
- a CDS encoding STAS domain-containing protein gives MYEARHQDGVTIIRGIGELSREELEAIARLATVVREGGRMVVIDMKRVTHLHYAGAALLKSIPGLRAAGASRYVRDLVYAGGAGGFVELYGNLEEALRAA, from the coding sequence ATGTACGAGGCACGGCATCAGGACGGCGTCACCATCATCCGCGGCATCGGCGAGCTCTCGCGCGAGGAGCTCGAGGCCATCGCCCGGCTCGCCACCGTGGTCCGCGAGGGCGGCCGCATGGTGGTCATCGACATGAAGCGGGTCACCCACCTGCACTACGCCGGCGCGGCGCTGCTCAAGTCGATCCCCGGCCTGCGGGCCGCGGGCGCGAGCCGCTACGTCCGCGACCTCGTCTACGCCGGCGGCGCCGGCGGCTTCGTGGAGCTGTACGGCAACCTGGAGGAGGCCCTCCGGGCGGCGTGA
- the mraZ gene encoding division/cell wall cluster transcriptional repressor MraZ codes for MFSGTYEHTIDAKGRTSLPVKLREQLAQAGEASIVLTRDAHSACIAAWPRSAWKKVEEKIATFSPMNRVQQANLLRFYSAQHEVELDVHGRVLVPPALRQHGGLQKDVVWVGMVHTIQLWDKARYEAEMSKQLAPDEVIDLFAGAFSTGA; via the coding sequence TTGTTCAGCGGAACCTACGAGCACACGATCGACGCCAAGGGCCGCACGAGCCTGCCGGTGAAGCTGCGCGAGCAGCTCGCCCAGGCCGGCGAGGCGAGCATCGTGCTCACCCGCGACGCCCACAGCGCCTGCATCGCCGCCTGGCCGAGGAGCGCCTGGAAGAAGGTCGAGGAGAAGATCGCCACCTTCTCCCCGATGAACCGGGTCCAGCAGGCGAACCTGCTCCGCTTCTACTCGGCGCAGCACGAGGTCGAGCTCGACGTGCACGGCCGCGTGCTGGTCCCGCCGGCGCTGCGGCAGCACGGCGGGCTCCAGAAGGACGTGGTCTGGGTCGGGATGGTCCACACCATCCAGCTCTGGGACAAGGCGCGGTACGAGGCGGAGATGTCGAAGCAGCTCGCCCCCGACGAGGTCATCGACCTGTTCGCGGGCGCGTTCAGCACGGGTGCGTGA